A part of Bacillus thuringiensis genomic DNA contains:
- a CDS encoding CoxG family protein: MAKGIHTIELNTSPDQIWKFISDINNWAPLVTGYVKHKIIDDKHSTWRLHGDLGFIKRDVNLNVEIIEWQMPNKISFTMTSPTKKLIGSGFFHAESISPSTTKVTSQLDLRTTGTGAFVFNGAIKPFVPKMTKQLSKKVADKLMKQL; encoded by the coding sequence ATGGCAAAAGGTATACATACTATAGAGTTAAATACTTCACCAGATCAAATTTGGAAATTTATTAGCGATATAAACAATTGGGCTCCACTAGTCACAGGTTATGTTAAACATAAAATTATTGATGACAAACATTCGACTTGGCGTTTGCACGGTGATTTAGGATTTATTAAACGAGACGTTAATCTCAATGTTGAAATTATTGAATGGCAAATGCCTAATAAAATTAGCTTTACGATGACTTCTCCAACTAAAAAATTAATTGGTAGTGGCTTTTTTCATGCTGAATCAATCTCTCCTTCTACTACAAAAGTAACGAGTCAGTTAGATTTACGAACAACTGGTACAGGAGCCTTTGTTTTTAACGGCGCCATAAAACCATTTGTTCCCAAAATGACAAAGCAGCTTTCTAAAAAAGTAGCAGATAAATTAATGAAACAGTTATAA
- the fabZ gene encoding 3-hydroxyacyl-ACP dehydratase FabZ: protein MLDIQQIKEIIPHRYPFLLVDKVLEVEEGKRAIGIKNVTANEEFFNGHFPDYPVMPGVLIVEALAQVGAVAMLKKEENRGRLAFFAGIDNCRFKRQVRPGDQLRLEVEMTRVRGAIGKGKAIATVDGEIACETEITFALGDKKE from the coding sequence ATGCTAGATATTCAACAAATTAAAGAAATAATTCCTCATCGCTATCCATTTCTACTAGTGGATAAAGTTTTAGAAGTAGAAGAAGGAAAGCGTGCTATTGGGATAAAGAATGTTACAGCTAATGAAGAATTTTTTAATGGACATTTTCCAGATTATCCTGTAATGCCAGGTGTTTTAATTGTAGAGGCGTTAGCACAAGTTGGTGCTGTTGCTATGTTGAAGAAAGAGGAGAATCGTGGCCGTTTAGCATTCTTCGCAGGCATCGATAATTGCCGTTTTAAACGACAAGTCCGTCCAGGTGACCAACTTCGTTTAGAAGTTGAAATGACACGTGTACGTGGAGCGATTGGAAAAGGAAAAGCAATTGCTACTGTAGATGGTGAAATTGCTTGTGAGACAGAAATAACGTTCGCCCTTGGAGATAAAAAAGAATAG
- the lytR gene encoding transcription antiterminator LytR, giving the protein MKKKILFWVLGILGVLIIGGGVYAYNVYSSVSNTLKEVHQPLKRDQNNSNVGEKVSKSEPVSILLLGADERGNDKGRSDSLMVITLNPKNNSMKTVSIPRDTYTEIVGKGKSDKINHAYAFGGVDMSVATVENFLNVPINYYIEVNMEGFKDIVDAVGGVDVTNDLEFTQDGHHFAKGNIHLTGDQALAFTRMRKQDPRGDFGRQMRQRQVMQGVIKKGASFSSLTGYGDVLAAIQKNVKTNLTQDQMFDMQKNYKDCLKNSEDIQIPGDGHKAADGIWYYYVPDAAKQDLTNKLRAHLEVTK; this is encoded by the coding sequence ATGAAAAAGAAAATTTTATTTTGGGTACTCGGTATTCTCGGAGTACTAATCATAGGTGGAGGAGTTTATGCCTATAATGTATATTCTTCTGTATCTAATACATTAAAGGAAGTTCATCAACCTTTAAAACGTGATCAAAACAACAGTAACGTTGGAGAAAAAGTTAGCAAGAGTGAACCAGTGTCAATTTTATTACTAGGGGCAGACGAGCGTGGTAATGATAAAGGGCGTTCAGACTCTTTAATGGTAATTACATTAAATCCTAAAAATAACTCTATGAAAACAGTAAGTATTCCTCGTGATACTTATACAGAAATTGTTGGAAAAGGTAAAAGCGATAAAATCAATCATGCTTATGCATTCGGCGGAGTAGATATGTCTGTAGCGACAGTCGAAAATTTCTTAAATGTTCCTATTAATTATTATATTGAAGTGAACATGGAAGGCTTTAAAGATATCGTTGATGCAGTCGGTGGGGTAGATGTAACTAATGATTTAGAATTTACGCAGGATGGACATCATTTTGCGAAAGGGAATATTCATTTAACAGGTGACCAAGCTCTAGCATTCACACGTATGCGTAAACAAGATCCACGTGGTGACTTTGGTCGTCAGATGCGCCAACGTCAAGTGATGCAAGGTGTTATCAAAAAAGGTGCAAGCTTCTCTTCTTTAACAGGTTATGGAGATGTATTAGCAGCAATTCAAAAGAATGTGAAGACAAACTTAACGCAAGATCAAATGTTTGATATGCAAAAGAACTATAAAGATTGCTTGAAAAATAGTGAGGATATCCAAATCCCAGGTGATGGTCACAAGGCAGCTGATGGCATTTGGTACTACTATGTTCCAGATGCAGCAAAACAAGATTTAACGAATAAATTAAGAGCGCATCTTGAAGTAACTAAGTAA
- the galU gene encoding UTP--glucose-1-phosphate uridylyltransferase GalU, translating to MKTVKKAIIPAAGLGTRFLPATKAMPKEMLPIVDKPTIQYIVEEAIQSGIEDIIIVTGKGKRAIEDHFDHSFELEQNLLEKGKHEILKKVQESSKINIHYIRQKEPKGLGHAVWCARKFIGNEPFAVLLGDDIVQAETPCLRQLMDQYEATQSSVIGVQTVPETETHRYGIIDPLVQKGRSYQVSKFVEKPAEGTAPSNLAIMGRYVLTPEIFTFLENQQTGAGGEIQLTDAIQRLNEIQRVFAYDFEGKRYDVGEKLGFIQTTIEMALQHDGLKNELLSYMEKLLQKEMVNN from the coding sequence ATGAAAACAGTAAAAAAAGCTATTATACCAGCAGCTGGATTAGGAACTCGTTTTTTACCAGCAACTAAAGCAATGCCAAAGGAAATGTTACCAATTGTTGATAAACCAACAATTCAATACATTGTGGAAGAAGCGATTCAATCTGGAATTGAAGATATTATTATTGTAACTGGAAAAGGAAAGCGTGCTATCGAAGATCACTTTGATCATTCTTTTGAGTTGGAACAGAACTTACTAGAAAAGGGTAAGCATGAAATCCTTAAGAAGGTGCAGGAGTCTTCTAAAATTAATATCCACTATATTCGTCAAAAAGAACCAAAAGGTTTAGGTCATGCTGTATGGTGTGCTCGTAAGTTTATTGGTAATGAGCCATTCGCTGTTTTACTTGGTGATGATATTGTACAAGCTGAAACACCATGCTTACGCCAATTAATGGATCAATATGAGGCAACACAATCATCGGTAATTGGTGTTCAAACTGTTCCGGAGACGGAGACACATCGCTATGGTATTATTGATCCACTAGTACAAAAGGGGCGTAGTTATCAAGTTAGTAAGTTTGTAGAAAAGCCAGCTGAAGGAACAGCACCATCCAACTTAGCAATTATGGGGCGCTATGTATTAACGCCTGAGATTTTCACGTTCTTAGAGAATCAACAAACAGGAGCAGGTGGCGAGATTCAGTTGACGGATGCTATTCAGCGTTTAAATGAGATACAAAGAGTATTTGCTTATGATTTCGAAGGAAAGCGATACGACGTTGGAGAGAAGCTTGGATTCATTCAGACAACAATTGAAATGGCATTACAGCATGATGGATTAAAGAATGAATTATTAAGCTATATGGAGAAGTTATTACAAAAAGAAATGGTTAATAATTAA